TTGCTCTTGTACGGGCTCGGCCTCCAAGTGATGTAGATCGACTGGGGGGTCTTCTTCTTGcgctgggtgcagctcgtaAGTCCCGTCGGTGAGATTCACTTCTACACGTAATGCATATGCAGATAAATTAATGCTTCATATTTAACAAGTCTGAATGTCATTTCATATATTATGGTAAAGTAAACTTGATTTCGAGACCGACTATATTTAGACAAACACCTAATTACCTTTTCTCTATAGTTTAAAAGTGTATTGGTGACTTAGATACTTAGCTCGGTTTTTATGGTGATTGTGTATACCTATATGTACATTATGTTCATAACActtttagatcggaaagttatcctgctTCTGAATATTtgtctgtacctcttccaaaattactACCCTTACTACCATTTAATCTGTTTCATTCATTTATTCTTCGTTTAACTTCCAAATTTTGCTTCAGTTGCACATAACGAGCTATGGGGTTGAAACGTTTACAGAGACTTCTCCAAAGAATTACTaagctactgtaaaaatttggagaTCATTTGATCATTACAAAAATCATCAAAACTATTTCATTAGCCTAAGGTAGcaagcacttaactattttttatCTTGCTTTACACAAAGAGTTTGttgctgaaattttaacagtgagttaCATAGGTGCAACAACgtctttggtgaatttttcaggatttttggtgaaggacatctattttccatattttttcttcttttaaacTTGTACAAAAAGTTAAGCATGTTTTGTCAAGTTTCATTCAGTGACTaatatttttcctagcaagTATGTTTCATAAGTGATCTAACCcaggtggtttcatatttttctctgatcTATAGGattacttatgcaaaaagaaagattcttAGCTAGATTACAAAGATAAAACTCAAACAGTGATTTAAACATCTATGCCAGGGTCCAAATCATTTTTCTCGGCACAAGTTCTCTGAAACAAAGGTAACAAAGGTAGATTttctattttaccatttttctgtgatttaaaatGCATTTAATGGCCTAGACAAGAAATAAAACCTAGAGAAATATTTCTAACAGTGACAGGTGTACAAATACTTTTCTATGAAACTAAATATCTCACTGAATCTAGCAAAAgtagtttgacatttttctgatttttctacatttagttatgcatttccaaagtttgATTTATTTAAATGAAATTTAAACCAGACAGGCACTGGCAGTTTTACAGGCGGCCCCTTGAACTTTTTAAACCATCATGGATAGGTCCCTAAAATATTACTCGAAGGTCCCTGGACAAAACTCAATCCTTACAGCGATGCCCTCGCGGCGGTCGGTAGTGAACTCGATGGAATTCCGGCGAACTATCGCGAAATCGAGGGGAACAAGTAGCTAGGCACGTGCGTGTGGAGGGCGATGCGGTGGAGACGGCTCAGAGAGGGCGAACGATGTTGGGAAAgaacgacgggcggcggcggtgagaaACCTCTCTGTTCCGGCGAACTCGTCGGCTCTGACGAGCTACTGGCGGCGCTGGTAGCTTTGCAGGGTTGTGCGGAGGCGATTAGGGGCGGTGGCGAGTGGAGGTGCTGAGCGGAAGGGGGCTGTCGACGGTGAGGTCTCGCGGCGGCAGAGCTTGCGCGGGAGTAATGGCGCGAGGAAGGTATTTTGGCGAGGCATTGATGCCTTTTATGACCGCGGGTGCATGCGCGGGAGCAATGCAGAGCCAAAGCTCGCGCAAGACATGGCCGGAGAGAGCGGAGGAAGGAGAGCTGGGCGGCTAGTGAGTGGCCGGTGGCGGGCATTGGCGGAAGAGGATGCGGGCTCATGGGCAATACCTCAACAATTGGCCCGACGGGATAGGAGGCGTGCGGGAGCTGCTTTGCCAGGTGCGCTCGTTGGCCACTGCAGGCGCCGTCGGGTCGTGTCAAGCGTGAAGATTGGGTGGAGGGCGTCAGCCGGTGAGCGGCAACGTCATGGCGCGCTCTGGCGTTCGCGAGCATGTGTGGGCAAGGTGGGTAGTGGGCGAAGGGGGAGAGGATGTGCTCGCAATGCCGTTGGCCAGCTGGGGTGCCCGTCCGGTCTTGTCTTGGCCGGGGTTGCGCAAGGCGTGGACGCCGATGGGGCGGCGCCACACGGAACATGGTGACGCGCCGGGCGCGATTTGAGGATCCGCGCGCACATGGCCGGGCGAAGGGCGCGGGTTTGAACGATTTTTGGGTGAAATTTTGAATTGAAACTCGGCAAACTCCATTTGGCAAACTTGTAGTTCAAACTACCCTCTACAAGTTCTAGAAAGGCACTAGGCACAAATTCGGGCTAAATCGAGAGATATTTGGTGTCAAAGTTCGTGGGAAAGCCAGGTTATGGGACTTAGCAGATTTTCAGGTTTGGGGCTGAATCAGTGTTTTGGCTGACTTTGGATCAGAATTTGAAACGGTTCTGCCGAGTTTTGGGCATAGGTCCAATTAGTGGAGTTGTAGTGGACTTTTAGTACTCCAACTTTTGGGTCTAGCACAAGTTTAGTTTCACATCTGTGAGAAATTTGCACGCCAAGTTGATGTCTTTCACTGTTTTAGATTTAAAGTGCTGAGTTTGAGAATTATGCTGAGTTTAGCCTAGGATTTGAGCAGGTTCCAGATTGATTTAGTTCAAGCTCTAATTGTCAAACTTGTTCTTCAGAGTTtactctaaaactttggtaaaAGCTCCAACTCAAGTCCAGGTCTAGAATTCGAAATAACAGGAGCTAAGTTACTCTACTCAGCCATGTTTTCAGGACTAATTTGAGTATGAGTTTGATTTGCTTCTGAATTtaaatctagtttttgaacctcttcctctccaaattagccaaagtgctaataagaaaagttgtttgaaatgtAAAGTTATACAACTCTTAGATTGACAAAAACTCAAGTTCCTATATAAAATTTCATGTTTTAAATTGACCCCAAATTTAAACTTCTAAAGGGCAATTTAGACCTTTCATGTGCTAATTGGGTTTCTAATTACCCTAATCAAGCTTAAGCAAGGTTAATTTAGCTAGGGTTGTCACATAAATAATATTCATATGAATTGTGAATGGATAATCCATCAGCCTATGATGGTGGAGTGTGGGCGGCAATGAAGAGAATAGGTCATAAGACTCAATGGAGACAGTGCCATCAGCAATGTACGCAAAGTTAACATGCCTTCTGTCGGGGAAGGACGGTGAGTCAATAGTCATCCTCATTTTACCCAACTATGATAGACAACAAGGCGAATGTAAGCAGAAATTATACCTTGAGCTTATATGTATAACAGGTGGAAGGATGGACAGAAAACGACTAAAATTTCCTTTAAACAAAAGGAAACATTAAATATGAGCATAAATGCAGATATATAAAAAACACACTAACTTGATAACAGAAATTCATACTAACTTGATAACAGAAATTTAGCTATTGATGTCAGTGCTCCACAAATGTCATTGCTAACAGGTGAAACGACAAAAGCAAATCATCAATGGTATCTTGGAAGCATGAACATAACATAAATATGAAATGACGAGGCAGCTTCTAGAAACAAGATTCTTTGAGGGGGAAAGACAAGATTAAGGATGAACCGAACAAGCTATGAAAAATATGCGGCATAAATATTCAAACATTAGGAAATAAGCCATTTCTGGCACATAGGAAAGCACATTGTTAAGCACAACCATGAGGCACAGGGCCACGTAAGTAGGGAATCATATGTTTCAGTTCTAGGGCATGCCCCATGTCCTTACGATGACCTAGCCCATGGTGTAAACTCCAAGAAGctgagttctatcttggtcagcTGGCAGCTTGCCACATGTAAGTATAGCAGCAAAAATTATTCACGTCGATGCGTATGAGTGCTAGATCTGTGGTTctggagttggaacttgaaACAGTACTGTAGCAACTGCTACTGAACACTTGTTCGGTTATAAGAAGCTGCATTGCATCTTGTAACTTATTAAGGCCTTGCCAATTAACATGATCACTTCAGATTTTGTTCTCCATCTTTATAAGCTGATTGATTTTCTAGCTATTTAATATTGTTATTTGATAATTAATATTGATCTATTTTGACATGTCATGTAGTACTCTAAGCATAATCTCTTTAGGCTTGAAATGCTTTGTTGTTCACAGAAAGAACCCACAGAGGAAAAAACATCAAAAGGGATGCCATAAATCAGTATTAAAGGACAGTTAACAGGAACCTAAGTAATTCATTGACTCCAGTACTGCATTGCCATTCATGACCATAGAAAAGCATGAAACAACAAACATCGAACAATTGAGGACAAGGAGAAGACAGTGCCTTTGTACCCAGGTAGAGCAAGGCAGAATCATCCTGCTACTTCACAGCACAACCTGTCCTGGCTCTGTAAGCTTCCAGTACTTCAGGTATCACTTCCTGGTATCTATTGACATACCTCTCCACAAACTTCTTCTCCGACATTGTCAGATGGCCCATCCTTATGCCCTTCTTGAGGACACCCCTGGACACCAGAATGTCCAGCACCTTGTACCTCAGCAGCGTCCGCTTCTCGTAGCTGAAAGAAAGAACAGTCGGGGTCGATGACACGTACTCAGGGTCCCAGCCAAGCTTCTCAGAGAGGAAGCCCATGAGCTGTCTGACCTTGTCATCAGACACTGACATGCAGTAGGGGTGCTTGATGAACGCTCGCCTGATCTGCTCCTTTGTCCACCCCAGGCTGAGGTAATTCTCCACCCTGCGATCCCACTTGGACTGGTAGATTTTGGCAAACACCCCAAAGGCGTAGGGGAAGATGCCAGAGTTCGGGCTCACTCCAAACTCCTTCATGGCAGCCAAGCCCTCATCAAAGCGGGTGGCCCTGTGCACGAGCGCCTTGGGGTGCGTGGTGACGAGCTTGACGAGGACCTCCTCCGTGACGCCATGGTCGCGGAGCGCCTGGAGCTTGGGGAGCAGCACAACCTCGAGGTTGTCATAGATGAGCTCAATGGACTGCTTGACGGCGGTGAGCACGTTTTTGTCGGAGCCGAGGAGATCCCTGAGGAGGCGGTGAttggggcggaggcggctgtCGATCCCCGCGGTGAGGAAGCGGTTGGGGCTCGCGAGGACGAAGCGGCGGACCTCGGCGGGCGCTAGGCCGAGCTCGTGGAGGTAGAAATCGAACCTGTCGCCGATGGTGACCGAGGAGAGGACGGCGGGGTACGCGGCGACGAGGCGCGCGACGGAGGCGGGGGGCATGCCGAGGGTGTCGCGGAGGAGCGCGAGCACGGCGTGCGCGTTCCTGGTGGAGCGGAGGCGCACGCGCTCGGCGGCCCTGGCGGCGTCGGCTTCCGCGAGGCCGCAGGAGTGGCGGAGGAAGTGGACCGTGAGCGAGGCCGGGTCGCCTCCTCCGGTTCCGACCCCCGcggaggcggcgtcggcgagggcggaggcggcgcgggaggtcggggccgcgccgccgcctatGAGGCGTTCGAC
The genomic region above belongs to Setaria italica strain Yugu1 chromosome VI, Setaria_italica_v2.0, whole genome shotgun sequence and contains:
- the LOC101758294 gene encoding uncharacterized protein LOC101758294, which translates into the protein MLRRRLPEARAILRQLLGRVSPEGSTDAAASPPFRHFVERLIGGGAAPTSRAASALADAASAGVGTGGGDPASLTVHFLRHSCGLAEADAARAAERVRLRSTRNAHAVLALLRDTLGMPPASVARLVAAYPAVLSSVTIGDRFDFYLHELGLAPAEVRRFVLASPNRFLTAGIDSRLRPNHRLLRDLLGSDKNVLTAVKQSIELIYDNLEVVLLPKLQALRDHGVTEEVLVKLVTTHPKALVHRATRFDEGLAAMKEFGVSPNSGIFPYAFGVFAKIYQSKWDRRVENYLSLGWTKEQIRRAFIKHPYCMSVSDDKVRQLMGFLSEKLGWDPEYVSSTPTVLSFSYEKRTLLRYKVLDILVSRGVLKKGIRMGHLTMSEKKFVERYVNRYQEVIPEVLEAYRARTGCAVK